A window of the Candidatus Eisenbacteria bacterium genome harbors these coding sequences:
- a CDS encoding ribonuclease H-like domain-containing protein — translation CPLFLAGTVDLVEGTIRQRFARDYAEEKAVVAAAAEEIAGAETLVSFNGKSYDLPFLRSRAARHRLPFGSPPPHVDLLHHCRRAWRGRFPDFRLQTLEKAVGRADRAGDVPGAEIPELYHDFVRRGRDPRMAAVFKHNLEDVLTLVRLFFLLVEGEKKGGERGGLQGGR, via the coding sequence CGTGTCCGCTCTTTCTCGCGGGGACGGTCGATCTCGTCGAGGGGACCATTCGCCAGCGCTTCGCGAGGGACTACGCGGAGGAGAAAGCGGTCGTGGCCGCCGCGGCCGAGGAGATCGCCGGCGCCGAGACGCTCGTTTCTTTCAACGGTAAATCATACGATCTCCCGTTTCTTCGGAGCCGCGCCGCGAGGCACCGGCTTCCGTTCGGCTCGCCACCTCCGCATGTCGATCTTCTCCACCATTGCCGCCGCGCGTGGAGGGGGAGGTTTCCCGACTTCCGTCTTCAAACGCTCGAGAAGGCGGTCGGCCGGGCGGATCGGGCGGGGGACGTGCCGGGCGCGGAGATCCCGGAGCTTTATCACGATTTCGTGCGGCGCGGCCGCGATCCGCGGATGGCGGCGGTCTTCAAGCATAATCTCGAGGACGTGCTGACGCTCGTTCGGCTCTTCTTCCTGCTCGTCGAGGGGGAAAAGAAAGGAGGAGAGAGAGGTGGGCTCCAAGGTGGTCGGTGA
- the guaB gene encoding IMP dehydrogenase, which yields MGSKVVGEALTFDDVLLVPMESDVLPSEVDVTTRLTGKIRLGIPLLSAAMDTVTTSRLAIALAREGGLGVIHKNMTPREQAQEVDRVKRSESGMITDPVTLEPDRPVSEAFAVMREYHISGIPITRNRRLVGILTNRDLRFVRDSSARIEDVMTKEKLVTAPEGTTLEEAQDLLHRHRIEKLPVVDREGYLKGLITFKDMSKRLMFPNACKDERGRLRVGAAIGVGPDREARLDLLREVGVDVVVIDTAHGHSRNVLLVVEETKKRCPEIAVIAGNVATEEGAKALIGAGVDAVKVGVGPGASCTTRVVSGVGVPQFTAIERCAEAAAKSGVPVVADGGIKYSGDIVKAIGAGAESIMIGSLFAGTTESPGETVLYEGRYYKVYRGMGSLEAMSSGSKDRYFQQEVESASKLVPEGVEGRVPYRGPLSDTVFQMIGGLRSGMGYCGARAIDDLRKKARFVSITQAGLRESHPHDMVVTKEAPNYSRPFSM from the coding sequence GTGGGCTCCAAGGTGGTCGGTGAGGCGCTCACGTTCGATGACGTTCTGCTCGTGCCGATGGAGTCGGACGTCCTTCCGAGCGAGGTGGACGTAACGACGCGCCTCACGGGGAAGATCCGCCTCGGAATCCCACTCCTCTCCGCCGCGATGGACACGGTCACGACTTCTCGGCTCGCGATCGCGCTCGCGCGCGAGGGGGGCCTCGGCGTCATCCACAAGAACATGACCCCGCGCGAGCAGGCGCAGGAGGTCGACCGCGTGAAGCGCTCGGAGAGCGGGATGATCACCGATCCGGTCACGCTCGAGCCGGACCGCCCGGTCTCGGAGGCGTTCGCCGTGATGCGCGAGTACCACATCTCGGGGATTCCGATCACGCGGAACAGGCGTCTCGTTGGGATCCTCACGAACCGCGATCTCCGCTTCGTGCGCGACTCGTCCGCACGGATCGAGGACGTGATGACCAAGGAGAAACTGGTCACGGCGCCGGAGGGGACGACGCTTGAAGAGGCGCAGGATCTCCTCCATCGCCATCGGATCGAGAAGCTCCCCGTCGTCGACCGCGAGGGATATCTCAAGGGGCTCATCACGTTCAAGGACATGAGCAAGCGGCTGATGTTCCCGAACGCGTGCAAGGACGAGCGCGGGAGGCTTCGCGTCGGCGCGGCGATCGGCGTCGGCCCGGACCGCGAGGCGCGCCTCGATCTTCTTCGCGAGGTCGGAGTCGACGTCGTCGTCATCGACACCGCCCACGGACACTCGCGGAACGTTCTTCTTGTCGTCGAGGAGACGAAGAAACGCTGTCCGGAGATCGCGGTGATCGCGGGAAACGTCGCGACCGAGGAGGGGGCGAAGGCGCTCATCGGCGCGGGCGTGGACGCGGTGAAGGTCGGGGTCGGGCCGGGCGCGAGCTGCACGACGCGCGTCGTCTCCGGGGTCGGCGTTCCGCAGTTCACCGCGATCGAGCGATGCGCCGAGGCGGCGGCGAAGAGCGGCGTCCCGGTCGTCGCCGACGGCGGCATCAAGTACTCCGGCGATATCGTCAAGGCGATCGGCGCGGGGGCCGAATCGATCATGATCGGGAGCCTCTTTGCCGGAACGACCGAGAGCCCGGGGGAGACGGTCCTCTACGAGGGGCGCTACTACAAGGTGTACCGAGGGATGGGATCGCTCGAGGCGATGAGCTCCGGCTCCAAGGATCGCTACTTCCAACAGGAGGTCGAGTCGGCCTCCAAGCTCGTTCCCGAGGGAGTCGAGGGACGGGTTCCCTATCGAGGGCCTCTCTCCGACACGGTCTTCCAGATGATCGGAGGGCTTCGTTCGGGGATGGGATACTGCGGCGCGCGCGCGATCGACGATCTTCGAAAGAAAGCGCGCTTCGTCTCGATCACCCAGGCCGGTCTTCGCGAGAGCCATCCGCACGACATGGTGGTGACCAAGGAAGCGCCGAACTACTCGCGGCCATTCTCGATGTAG
- a CDS encoding acyltransferase: MRVGYLQFDPVFGRREENLERLGRIARERARGVNLLVLPELATTGYLFLSREEALSFGEPFPGGPTERFLDRLACDLGASIVIGLAERSGERLFNSCALMRPDGSSSVYRKAHLFFDEKDWFDPGDTPFEPVRAEGTDIGLLICFDWYFPEVARVLAIGGAKILAHPANLVLPHCPEAMRTRCLENRVFAVTANRTGSVERGGRSFAFIGQSQVVGPDGKVLARAPSSGEDVGIVEIDPAEAERKDPTGRNDWTKDRRTDLFAKLLER; this comes from the coding sequence ATGCGAGTCGGCTATCTGCAGTTCGATCCGGTGTTCGGAAGAAGAGAGGAAAACCTCGAAAGGCTTGGACGAATCGCGCGGGAACGCGCGCGGGGGGTGAACCTTCTCGTTCTTCCGGAGCTCGCCACGACCGGGTATCTCTTTCTGTCGCGGGAGGAGGCACTTTCCTTCGGCGAGCCGTTCCCCGGAGGACCGACGGAGCGCTTTCTCGATCGTTTGGCGTGCGATCTCGGCGCGTCGATCGTGATCGGTCTTGCCGAGCGGAGCGGCGAGCGCCTCTTCAACTCGTGCGCGCTCATGCGCCCGGACGGAAGCTCATCCGTCTATCGCAAGGCGCATCTCTTCTTCGACGAAAAGGACTGGTTCGATCCGGGAGACACCCCCTTCGAACCGGTGCGCGCCGAAGGAACCGACATCGGTCTTCTCATTTGTTTCGATTGGTACTTTCCGGAGGTCGCGCGCGTCCTCGCGATCGGGGGCGCGAAGATTCTCGCCCACCCCGCGAACCTCGTTCTTCCTCACTGCCCCGAGGCGATGCGGACGCGCTGTCTCGAGAACCGGGTCTTCGCCGTGACGGCGAACCGGACCGGATCGGTCGAGCGAGGCGGCCGCTCGTTCGCGTTCATCGGACAGAGCCAGGTCGTCGGTCCGGACGGAAAGGTCCTCGCGCGCGCCCCCTCGAGCGGGGAGGATGTCGGCATCGTGGAGATCGATCCGGCCGAGGCGGAGCGGAAGGATCCGACCGGACGGAACGACTGGACGAAAGACCGCCGAACGGATCTCTTCGCGAAGCTTCTCGAACGATGA
- a CDS encoding TIGR00159 family protein translates to MPTAEHLSFRVYDIIDFAVVWFLLYRLLLVVKGTRASQMFLGLAAIYVVSWVADSFQLTGLNRIFSSLKTVWLVAFVILFQPELRRSLAQMGQVRIFRFLFPIQPAESLEEIAKAVRVMSRKRIGGLIVLSRGAGLRHIIESGHRIDAKVSAELIVTIFTNYSPLHDGAVVVRDSTLVAAGCILPLSQDRSRVGTLGTRHRAALGMTEETDAIVVVVSEETGNISIANRGVLRRCADDRELVERMSKILQTGTKEEIE, encoded by the coding sequence ATGCCCACGGCCGAGCATCTCTCGTTTCGCGTCTACGACATCATCGACTTCGCGGTCGTCTGGTTTCTCCTCTATCGCCTTCTCCTGGTGGTCAAGGGAACCCGCGCCTCGCAGATGTTCCTCGGCCTCGCCGCCATCTACGTCGTCTCCTGGGTGGCCGATTCCTTCCAGCTCACCGGTCTCAACCGGATCTTCTCGAGCCTCAAGACCGTTTGGCTCGTCGCTTTCGTCATTCTCTTCCAGCCCGAGCTCCGCCGATCCCTCGCGCAGATGGGCCAGGTCCGGATCTTCCGTTTTCTCTTTCCGATCCAGCCGGCCGAGTCGCTCGAAGAGATCGCCAAGGCGGTGCGCGTCATGTCGCGCAAGCGGATCGGCGGTCTCATCGTTCTCTCGCGGGGCGCGGGGCTTCGCCACATCATCGAGTCGGGACACCGCATCGACGCGAAGGTCTCCGCGGAGTTGATCGTCACGATCTTCACGAACTACTCGCCTCTTCACGACGGAGCGGTCGTCGTCCGCGATTCGACCCTCGTCGCCGCCGGCTGCATTCTTCCGCTCTCGCAGGATCGCTCGCGCGTGGGAACGCTCGGGACGCGCCACCGAGCCGCGCTCGGGATGACCGAGGAGACCGACGCGATCGTGGTCGTCGTGTCCGAGGAGACCGGCAACATCTCGATCGCGAACCGCGGGGTTCTCCGCCGCTGCGCGGACGATCGAGAGCTCGTCGAGAGAATGTCCAAGATCCTTCAGACGGGAACGAAAGAAGAGATCGAGTAG
- the folP gene encoding dihydropteroate synthase codes for MSFAASPEGLEALGSFEPFTVDASIFEKAARGPDRGRFLRAWGLSPPGGGVAILGVLNVTPDSFSDGGRYLETGAALRHAEALVREGADMIDVGGESTRPGAESVPDAEEIRRVVPVIRELRERLAVPISIDTRKAAVAEEAVRAGASAINDATGLRHDPEVARVAAAHGCALILNHIRGTPRDMQENPHYEDPVSEVYDDLARAAEIAGASGVPEEKIAIDPGIGFGKRLSDNLLLLRHLSELRSLGFPVLVGPSRKSFLGLLLGLPVEERLEGTIGACAAAVLAGADMLRVHEPLPVSRAVRVVEAIRRGGG; via the coding sequence GTGTCGTTCGCGGCGAGCCCGGAAGGCCTCGAAGCCCTCGGTTCCTTTGAGCCATTTACCGTTGATGCATCGATTTTCGAGAAGGCGGCGCGAGGTCCCGACCGGGGACGCTTCCTCCGAGCGTGGGGGCTCTCCCCTCCCGGCGGCGGGGTCGCGATCCTCGGTGTTCTCAACGTGACCCCCGACTCATTCTCCGACGGAGGGCGGTACCTCGAGACCGGCGCGGCGCTCCGCCATGCGGAGGCGCTCGTGCGGGAAGGGGCCGACATGATCGACGTCGGGGGCGAGTCGACCCGTCCGGGAGCGGAGTCCGTTCCGGATGCGGAGGAGATCCGCCGGGTCGTCCCCGTGATTCGCGAGCTCCGCGAGCGGCTCGCCGTTCCGATCTCGATCGACACGCGGAAGGCGGCGGTCGCGGAGGAGGCGGTGCGGGCGGGGGCATCGGCGATCAACGACGCGACCGGCCTCCGGCACGATCCGGAGGTCGCGCGCGTCGCGGCCGCTCACGGATGCGCGCTCATCCTGAACCACATCCGCGGCACGCCGCGCGACATGCAGGAGAACCCGCACTACGAAGATCCGGTCTCCGAGGTGTATGATGATCTCGCGCGCGCGGCCGAGATCGCCGGAGCCTCCGGAGTCCCGGAGGAGAAGATCGCGATCGACCCGGGAATCGGCTTCGGGAAGAGACTGTCGGACAACCTCCTTCTTCTCCGGCATCTCTCCGAGCTTCGCTCGCTCGGGTTCCCGGTGCTCGTCGGGCCGTCGCGAAAGTCGTTCCTCGGGCTCCTTCTCGGCCTTCCGGTCGAGGAGAGACTCGAGGGGACGATCGGAGCGTGCGCCGCGGCGGTGCTCGCAGGGGCGGACATGCTCCGCGTGCACGAGCCGCTTCCCGTCTCGCGCGCGGTGCGCGTCGTCGAGGCGATCCGCCGAGGGGGAGGTTAG